Proteins encoded within one genomic window of Paraglaciecola psychrophila 170:
- the tusC gene encoding sulfurtransferase complex subunit TusC: MSHLSTSIAIINTSPPYGSSGGQESLDMALALSNFAQNVSVFFIEDGVLQLLVPQNPTVIDAKAYYKTFAALEFYDIENIYVCKQSLLQRGIEASQLCIPVTLIEYEDMSKLLSKQQHVMSF; the protein is encoded by the coding sequence TTGAGCCACCTCTCAACATCGATTGCAATTATCAACACATCCCCCCCTTATGGCTCTTCAGGCGGCCAAGAAAGCTTAGATATGGCTTTAGCCTTGAGTAACTTTGCCCAAAACGTGAGTGTGTTTTTTATCGAAGATGGGGTATTACAACTATTGGTACCTCAAAATCCAACAGTCATTGACGCCAAAGCTTATTATAAAACATTTGCTGCACTAGAGTTTTATGACATAGAAAACATCTACGTATGCAAACAAAGCCTATTGCAAAGAGGCATTGAGGCATCACAGTTATGCATTCCTGTGACATTAATAGAGTATGAAGACATGTCCAAACTTTTATCCAAACAACAACACGTTATGAGTTTTTAA
- the tusD gene encoding sulfurtransferase complex subunit TusD encodes MSSFTLIVTSAPFSQQNAYSAYRFALATVQSKHSINGIFFYQSGALNGSNLQISPSDEFDLYAAWGKLSQAYQVPLMVCVSAASKRGITTAEDARESDNPHFSLTAPFTSVGLGELAILISSSDRLIQF; translated from the coding sequence ATGTCTTCCTTTACGTTAATAGTTACATCCGCCCCATTTTCGCAACAAAATGCTTACAGTGCCTATCGTTTTGCCCTTGCGACTGTGCAATCAAAACACAGTATTAATGGTATCTTTTTTTATCAAAGCGGTGCGCTAAATGGGTCTAACTTACAGATATCCCCATCTGATGAATTTGACTTATATGCAGCTTGGGGGAAACTCTCACAGGCATATCAGGTACCTCTTATGGTATGTGTTAGCGCCGCAAGCAAAAGGGGTATCACCACAGCTGAAGATGCTCGAGAGTCAGACAATCCGCATTTTAGCTTAACTGCACCTTTTACATCCGTCGGTTTAGGCGAGCTGGCTATATTGATAAGTAGCAGCGATAGGTTGATACAATTTTGA
- the tusB gene encoding sulfurtransferase complex subunit TusB — protein sequence MILHKISTSPFTHLALQHCLQRIDEIDALLLTQDAVYAVMHQTLNSKLAELDSVFVLKEDAEARGVHVKSNHIQLISYAEFVDLSLEYEKVMSW from the coding sequence ATGATTTTACACAAAATTTCTACGAGCCCATTTACTCATCTAGCGTTACAACATTGTTTACAGCGAATAGATGAGATAGACGCACTGCTACTGACACAAGATGCAGTGTATGCTGTTATGCATCAAACCTTGAATTCCAAGCTCGCAGAGTTAGATTCAGTGTTTGTGCTTAAAGAAGATGCAGAAGCTCGAGGGGTACACGTGAAAAGTAATCATATTCAGCTTATTAGCTATGCAGAATTTGTTGATCTCAGTTTAGAATATGAAAAAGTCATGAGTTGGTAG